Proteins from a single region of Elusimicrobiota bacterium:
- a CDS encoding PorV/PorQ family protein, translated as MSAFCALNSGAAFLKIGTGARPEAMGGAYTALADDVNALYYNPGGLSGLGKREVGFTHTQWLMDTTFDFFGFAQPLKNGTLGVSAARLGSGNFEGRDENRQVTNGFTASDTALTLGFGRMFKGFTSHGDTGFGMNVKYLESAIGSDKASTFAADFGAVHRFDAMPLSLGVSVLNVGQGMKFLEQRDPLPLSIAVGGAYRLAGALNIALDVRQEPNDGGVDVGVGTEYSLVQGFALRAGYASQAAHAATGGGSPLGGIGGGFGLKIRNYRADYTFTPFGELGNVQRLSVGARF; from the coding sequence TTGAGCGCCTTCTGCGCGCTCAATTCAGGGGCCGCGTTCCTCAAGATCGGCACCGGGGCCCGCCCTGAGGCCATGGGCGGCGCCTATACGGCCCTGGCCGACGACGTCAACGCGCTCTACTACAACCCGGGCGGGCTCTCGGGACTGGGCAAGCGCGAGGTCGGGTTCACCCATACGCAGTGGCTCATGGACACCACCTTCGATTTCTTCGGCTTCGCCCAGCCGCTCAAGAACGGGACGCTGGGCGTGAGCGCGGCGCGCCTGGGCAGCGGGAACTTCGAGGGCCGCGACGAGAACCGTCAGGTGACGAACGGATTCACGGCTTCGGACACCGCACTCACCCTCGGCTTCGGCCGGATGTTCAAGGGCTTCACCAGCCACGGCGACACGGGCTTCGGCATGAACGTGAAGTACCTCGAGAGCGCCATCGGCTCGGACAAGGCCTCGACCTTCGCGGCCGACTTCGGGGCGGTGCATCGTTTCGACGCCATGCCGCTCTCGCTGGGCGTCTCGGTCTTGAACGTGGGACAGGGGATGAAGTTCCTCGAGCAGCGCGATCCGCTGCCGCTGTCCATCGCGGTGGGCGGGGCGTACCGGCTCGCGGGGGCGCTCAACATCGCGCTGGATGTGCGCCAGGAGCCCAACGACGGGGGCGTGGACGTCGGGGTGGGGACGGAGTACTCGCTCGTGCAGGGCTTCGCCCTGCGGGCCGGCTACGCGAGCCAGGCGGCGCATGCCGCCACGGGAGGGGGCTCTCCGCTCGGCGGGATCGGCGGCGGCTTCGGCCTTAAGATCCGCAACTACCGCGCCGACTACACCTTCACGCCCTTCGGAGAGCTCGGCAACGTGCAGCGTTTGTCCGTCGGCGCCCGCTTCTGA
- a CDS encoding tyrosine-type recombinase/integrase: MARIYERDGKKGRYWYLDYAVDGRRVRKRVGKSKRLAELALADVQVKLERKELGFTAKDRALDDFLREYLAYSKGNKAPQSYARDIRILKLFTEFLQVDRLSAVTAARLEAYKAHRREQGNKVSTINRELNTIKAMLNKAVAWGALPQDPAKSVQKFREPRRQVRYLSTEEARTAIKAADERLRPILETFLHTGLRRDELIHLTWADIDFKNKVVAIQSKDGWNPKDYETRHIPMTSRLREVLDALPRREDSPLFTNVGGRQLDGNVLSRDFRLLFRRCGIENASVHTLRHTFASHLVMNGTDIYTVQKLLGHSTIKTTEIYAHLAPDFLRSAMDKLRY; this comes from the coding sequence ATGGCCCGGATCTACGAGCGTGACGGAAAGAAAGGACGGTATTGGTACCTCGACTACGCGGTCGACGGCCGGCGCGTTCGCAAGCGCGTGGGCAAATCAAAACGCCTTGCCGAACTCGCGTTGGCCGACGTCCAGGTCAAGCTCGAGCGCAAGGAACTCGGCTTCACCGCCAAGGACCGCGCCTTAGACGACTTCCTCCGCGAGTATCTCGCCTACTCTAAAGGCAACAAGGCCCCGCAGTCCTACGCCCGCGATATCCGCATCCTGAAGCTCTTCACCGAGTTCCTGCAGGTGGACCGGCTCAGCGCCGTCACCGCGGCCCGCCTGGAGGCCTACAAGGCCCATCGCCGCGAGCAAGGCAACAAGGTCTCGACCATCAACCGGGAGCTCAACACCATCAAGGCCATGCTTAACAAGGCCGTGGCCTGGGGAGCCCTCCCTCAGGACCCCGCCAAGTCCGTCCAGAAGTTCCGCGAGCCCCGACGGCAAGTCCGCTACCTGAGCACGGAAGAGGCGCGCACCGCCATCAAGGCCGCAGATGAGCGCCTGCGCCCCATCCTGGAGACCTTCCTGCACACCGGGCTCCGGCGCGACGAACTCATCCACCTGACCTGGGCCGACATCGACTTCAAGAACAAGGTCGTCGCCATCCAGTCCAAGGACGGTTGGAACCCCAAGGACTACGAGACCCGGCACATCCCCATGACGTCCCGTCTGCGCGAGGTACTCGACGCCCTGCCGCGACGGGAGGACTCCCCCCTCTTCACCAACGTCGGCGGTCGGCAATTGGACGGCAACGTACTCTCAAGGGACTTTCGCCTGCTCTTCCGTCGCTGCGGGATCGAGAACGCCTCCGTCCACACGTTGCGTCACACCTTCGCCAGCCACCTCGTCATGAACGGCACCGACATCTACACCGTCCAGAAGCTGCTCGGCCACTCCACCATCAAGACCACCGAGATATACGCCCACCTCGCGCCCGACTTCCTGCGGTCCGCGATGGACAAGCTACGCTATTAA
- a CDS encoding DUF3800 domain-containing protein — protein MAYFLFVDESGQDQQESPCEVLAGVAIRDNTLWPFIRKIHHAELDCFGMRYSAGARELKASKLLKRKVFRHAALATFASEAERRDLAKEVLERGSGAVPREYAALAQCKLEFTRRLLRLCTEHRCTLFASIIPKQAPRSAIADFLRKDYSYLFERFFYFLDDKRAVHPAGIIVFDELEKSRSHILIGQMDFYFKNTRRGIERSELVIPEPFFVHSDLSSGIQIADIMAYLLSWGYYKTPGATTPARPELEEFAKVAAALAYTKAKPQKVSGLTVIRDLRPASEKG, from the coding sequence ATGGCATACTTCCTTTTCGTTGATGAGTCCGGGCAAGACCAGCAGGAATCCCCCTGCGAGGTCCTGGCCGGCGTCGCGATCCGAGACAACACCCTCTGGCCCTTCATCCGCAAAATACACCATGCCGAGCTCGATTGCTTCGGAATGCGCTACTCCGCGGGCGCGCGGGAACTCAAGGCCTCCAAGCTCCTGAAGAGAAAAGTCTTCCGCCATGCGGCGCTCGCAACATTCGCCTCCGAGGCCGAACGACGCGATCTCGCCAAAGAAGTGCTCGAGAGAGGCTCCGGCGCCGTGCCCCGGGAATACGCCGCCCTCGCCCAATGCAAGCTTGAATTCACGCGTCGGCTGCTGCGCCTTTGCACAGAGCATCGTTGCACTCTCTTCGCCAGCATCATCCCGAAGCAAGCCCCGCGCTCCGCAATCGCCGACTTCTTGCGCAAAGACTACTCTTATCTCTTCGAGAGATTCTTCTACTTCCTGGACGACAAACGCGCCGTCCATCCCGCCGGCATCATCGTATTCGATGAGCTTGAAAAATCCCGCAGCCACATCCTGATCGGGCAGATGGACTTCTACTTCAAGAACACGCGCAGGGGGATCGAGCGCTCCGAACTCGTGATTCCCGAACCGTTCTTCGTCCACAGCGATTTGAGTTCGGGCATCCAAATCGCGGACATCATGGCGTATCTTCTGAGTTGGGGATATTACAAGACTCCTGGCGCGACGACCCCGGCGCGTCCAGAACTGGAAGAATTCGCCAAGGTCGCCGCGGCTCTGGCCTATACGAAGGCAAAGCCTCAGAAGGTTTCAGGGCTTACGGTTATTCGGGATTTGCGGCCGGCGTCGGAGAAGGGATAA
- a CDS encoding YHS domain-containing protein produces the protein MRKSMLAALVFGLLPFAALAQAPQAAPAPQAKDAPKAAKKAEKKAAKTPKAEKKDKASTAKAVKDDGAVTDYTPLPEEYGRKFFCPVMGEESTVNPKTLALRYKGKTYYFCCAGCPKKFKQNPEKYAK, from the coding sequence ATGAGAAAATCGATGCTCGCCGCGCTCGTCTTCGGGCTGCTGCCGTTCGCCGCGCTCGCGCAGGCGCCGCAGGCCGCGCCGGCCCCGCAGGCCAAGGACGCTCCGAAGGCCGCGAAGAAGGCGGAGAAGAAGGCCGCCAAGACGCCCAAGGCGGAGAAGAAGGACAAGGCGTCGACCGCGAAGGCCGTGAAGGACGACGGCGCCGTGACCGACTATACCCCTCTTCCCGAGGAGTACGGCCGGAAGTTCTTCTGCCCCGTGATGGGAGAGGAGTCGACGGTGAACCCGAAGACCCTCGCGCTCAGGTACAAAGGCAAGACCTACTACTTCTGCTGCGCGGGCTGCCCCAAGAAGTTCAAGCAGAACCCCGAGAAGTACGCGAAGTAG